Proteins encoded together in one Theileria parva strain Muguga chromosome 3 map unlocalized ctg_530, whole genome shotgun sequence window:
- a CDS encoding Ubiquitin family protein, whose protein sequence is MLVNITFRTMDETTFSYDLDSSNTVRNVKSLIEVRNGIPASHQRLIFRGHLLKDDHTLDFYNITSGNTIHIVSNNPQNTANNTGDNTSNTENTQNYTQNAQNANTENTGTYTQNTQNNNGSYTGGMGYGIPMGVYMSPIYATFTVPDTDTGNVDPNNTNTAGVDDTPLVNNLGTFVSRVFTTAVNSFISNLGTPNTNTYTYTNTPNPNTNTYANTGTTNTNTSGYTFFSTPSGNYRVYTNSNTQNNTNTNNTNDSNVNTNNTDTTNVNASDVPTADINTDSLFHTVSDPNARMEEMLINEFEKIERLIGDVINSIMLPPNGNSHQNILDCNNIGNMLNGFLSAIESRFLQENTQNSSDLVNNGHADEGSFIPRFENILLQLITNIRSTLGNNSVEMRESYRGLIELLFLLINLVIQMILQFYLQHSNTSSNPPNQFLTDFQDHTNNTNSTNNNSSSTNTDDNTTNGINNEVNNGMDDNAEEPKNLMMKYKTNPEFESKMEQVKKVKFSNSYHM, encoded by the coding sequence atgttgGTAAATATAACTTTTAGAACTATGGATGAGACTACTTTTAGTTACGATTTGGACTCTTCCAATACGGTAAGGAATGTTAAGTCTCTCATTGAGGTCAGAAATGGGATTCCAGCATCTCATCAAAGGTTAATCTTCAGAGGTCACCTGCTCAAGGATGACCACACCCttgatttttataatattacaaGCGGCAACACCATACACATTGTTTCTAATAATCCTCAAAACACCGCCAATAATACTGGAGATAATACTTCTAATACTGAAAATACTCAAAATTATACTCAAAACGCTCAAAATGCAAATACCGAAAACACGGGAACTTACACTCAAAATactcaaaataataatggtAGTTATACCGGTGGAATGGGATATGGCATACCGATGGGAGTATATATGAGCCCAATATACGCTACCTTTACTGTACCTGATACAGATACTGGTAATGTGGACccaaataatactaataccGCAGGTGTTGATGATACCCCTCTCGTTAATAATTTGGGAACATTTGTTTCACGGGTTTTTACAACTGCCGTTAATTCCTTTATTTCCAACCTAGGCACTCCAAACACTAATACCTACACCTATACCAACACACCCAACCCTAATACTAACACTTATGCAAACACTGGTACAACGAATACTAACACAAGTGGTTACACCTTTTTTAGTACACCCAGTGGTAATTACAGAGTTTATACCAATAGTAATACGCAAAacaatactaatactaataacACAAACGATAGTAATGTTAATACCAATAATACTGATACTACTAATGTTAATGCTAGTGATGTGCCAACCGCTGACATAAATACGGATTCTTTGTTTCATACTGTATCTGATCCTAATGCTAGAATGGAAGAGATGTTAATCAACGAATTTGAGAAGATTGAAAGATTAATAGGTGATGTTATCAACTCAATCATGCTACCCCCAAATGGTAACTCACATCAGAATATCTTGGattgtaataatatagGCAACATGCTCAATGGGTTCTTATCAGCTATAGAATCAAGATTTTTGCAAGAAAATACTCAAAATTCAAGTGACTTGGTTAACAATGGTCATGCCGATGAAGGGAGTTTCATTCCAAGATTtgagaatattttacttCAACTAATTACGAATATTAGATCCACACTTGGCAATAACAGCGTGGAGATGAGAGAAAGTTACAGAGGATTAATAGAATTATTGTTCTTACTAATAAACTTGGTGATTCAAATGATATTACAGTTTTACTTACAACACTCAAACACATCTTCAAATCCCCCAAATCAATTTCTCACAGACTTTCAAGATCACACCAACAATACTAATAGTACAAATAACAATAGTTCCAGTACTAATACTGATGACAATACCACAAatggtataaataatgaagtAAATAACGGTATGGATGATAATGCTGAGGAACCAAAAAATCTTATGATGAAATATAAGACGAACCCAGAGTTTGAGAGTAAAATGGAACAAGTAAAGAAGgtcaaattttcaaattcttaCCATATGTAA
- the P4HA2 gene encoding 2OG-Fe(II) oxygenase superfamily protein produces MNKLIDDSLGKRDELSGSFEKLCTLTSFKDIRKIVRKCENKLIIKYYKESTLIIDNDEDEKVVLSKFYIYFDPQISIILNILNEDWVNYLINFDHNLWVDSQTSIGSTHSLPEEYTTLVSRTRKSKSIIFEHYEDEIISKVEERAALVAGIDVKYLEKLVMVKYNPGDYFNQHHDGSFRSHTLLLYLNDVEGGETVFPELGIGISPIANSGVLWRNVTDSGEMDERLIHAGTTPTSGTKYVINCFFNKLPIRSY; encoded by the exons ATGAATAAATTGATAGATGACAGTCTTGGTAAAAGAGATGAGTTATCTGGTAGTTTTGAGAAACTTTGTACTCTGACATCTTTCAAAGATATAAGAAAAATTGTTCGTAAatgtgaaaataaattaataattaaatattacaaagAAAGTACGTTAATAATCGACAATGACGAGGATGAGAAGGTGGTTTtgagtaaattttatatatattttgaCCCTCAAATttctattattttaaacattttaaatgaagattgggtcaattatttaattaattttgacCATAACCTCTGGGTCGACTCACAAACCTCTATCGGTTCTACACATTCTCTCCCC GAAGAATATACAACGTTGGTGAGTAGAACTCGTAAGAGTAAGAGTATAATATTCGAACATTACGAGGATGAAATTATAAGCAAAGTTGAGGAGCGTGCAGCTTTGGTTGCTGGAATTGATGTGAAATACCTTGAAAAACTTGTTATGGTCAAATATAATCCAGGCGACTATTTCAATCAACACCATGATGGATCCTTCAGATCACACACTCTTTTGCTTTATCTTAATG atGTGGAAGGAGGAGAAACCGTGTTTCCTGAGCTTGGAATAGGAATAAGTCCAATCGCAAACAGTGGTGTTTTATGGAGAAATGTTACCGATTCAGGAGAAATGGATGAAAGATTGATCCATGCTGGAACTACACCAACTTCAGGAACTAAATACGTCATCAACTGCTTCTTCAATAAGTTGCCAATACGCTCTTATTAA
- the NAA38 gene encoding LSM domain protein, whose amino-acid sequence MAPILEQFIECSVFVISVDGRVFVGVLKGFDQLTNLVLYNCLERVYHPDAPVEELELGIYLLRGDNIVLVGEVDVDVDRSMSGIEALPINPVIY is encoded by the exons atgGCCCCTATTCTGGAGCAATTTATTGAAT GTAGTGTGTTTGTTATATCGGTAGATGGTAGAGTGTTTGTCGGTGTATTGAAGGGCTTTGACCAATTAACGAATCTGGTACTTTATAACTGTTTGGAGCGAGTTTATCATCCAGATGCACCGGTAGAGGAATTGGAGCTTGGAATCTACCTGTTACGCGGTGATAACAT tgtATTGGTCGGAGAAGTTGATGTTGACGTTGATAGAAGCATGTCTGGTATTGAAGCTTTACCCATTAATCcagttatatactaa
- the Ash2l gene encoding SPRY domain protein — MKGECEVDTSSLTPPSKIKRSYNNGIAEYKLKKNGIDDGVVPKLSYKFKDKNIKLTPDRLSATGYKGWSSVFCTHCACTGKWYYEVKINQDYKNLKFVGHDNSFKHQIKGHVRVGYACRYQRYDTPVGINSYGFSISDIDGKACYNSKKYPYATSFSVGDVIGCYLSLEIPTTDFHDPRGDLKLYEFLRDGVLCDPKNIPPSRTNPNSFTQFSINGKLYDKLDIDVYDGYYHPAISLYMGASITINLGPNFVYKPPEEYKPCCLMDKPIIN; from the exons atgaaaGGTGAATGCGAAGTTGATACTTCTAGTTTAACACCTCCTTCTAAAATAAAGAGGAGCTATAACAATGGGATTGCTGAGTATAAGCTGAAGAAAAATG GAATTGATGACGGTGTTGTTCCTAAACTATCTTACAAAtttaaggataaaaatatcaaattgACCCCTGATCGACTTTCAGCCACCGGTTACAAA GGTTGGTCGTCGGTGTTTTGTACACATTGTGCTTGTACTGGAAaatg gtattatgaagttaaaataaatcaagATTATAAAAATCTTAAATTTGTCGGTCATGATAATTCTTTTAAACACCAGATTAAAGGGCATGTTAG AGTGGGTTATGCATGTAGATATCAGAGATATGATACACCTGTTGGAATTAATAGTTACGGATTCTCAATTTCCGACATTGATGGAAAGGCTTGTTATAATTCAAAGAAATACCCCTATGCCACCTCATTCA GTGTTGGAGATGTGATTGGATGTTATTTGAGTTTGGAGATTCCGACTACTGATTTTCATGATCCCCGAGGCGATTTAAAGTTATACGAATTTCTCAGAG ATGGAGTATTATGTGACCCTAAGAATATACCACCATCCAGAACAAATCCCAATtcttttacacaattttcaATCAACGGCAAATT ATATGATAAATTGGATATTGACGTATATGATGGATATTATCACCCAGCAATTTCACTTTATATGGGAGCTTCTATCACAATTAATCTAG GACCCAACTTTGTATATAAACCACCTGAAGAATATAAACCATGTTGTCTAATGGACAAaccaataattaattaa
- the pdiA gene encoding Thioredoxin family protein has protein sequence MGNFKNILTSFVYLLILFPSGFFFSGSSLFCEAKNETDDVKVLTDDTFDKFLTENKLVMVKFYADWCVHCKNLAPEYSKAAKMLKDEKSDVVFAKVRNEEGVNLMERFNVRGFPTLYFFKNGTEVEYSGSRDAPGLVSWVKELSTPGVKFVEDPSVLPMDKVFVVSYSDYSLSDLDSGSVSPLFLKFVRESDKYRSYFSFFNLAHTHKDKSSWNKWRTTEEWSKWKEFSQKHSDLKELTEALSKQEEEYKDKDMKEEYVVHQPSEGFTRFEGSTEDELEKFLSRETLPLFAEIDQENYMRFITSGMDLVWFCGTKSDYDKYKDVFTKVARVLRHQSTFVWVDSDKFGTIKEVFLLTQLPAVAYQTPTGRYLLQPNQQQSVKEAKSYNFDTFDSLLDFYHDVKMGLVPKSVRSEEEPKENDGPVKVVVGNTLEKLFDSKKNVLLMIHAPHCQHCKNFLPVYTEFATVNKDNDSLIVASFNGDANESSMEEVNWDSFPTLLYFKAGERVPVKFAGERTAEGLREFVTQNGGFVEDIHTEL, from the exons ATGGGGAATTTCAAGAATATATTGACCAGTTTcgtttatttattaattttattcccTTCTGGGTTCTTTTTCTCTGGATCAAGCCTGTTTTGTGAAGCCAAAAATGAAACCGACGACGTCAAAGTCCTCACTGATGACACTTTCGATAAATTCCTCACcgaaaataaattagttatgGTCAAATTCTACGCTGACTG GTGTGTACATTGTAAGAATCTGGCTCCAGAGTATTCAAAGGCAGCTAAGATGCTCAAGGATGAGAAGTCTGATGTTGTCTTCGCCAAGGTCAGGAACGAAGAAGGTGTAAATCTCATGGAACGCTTCAACGTCAGAGGGTTTCCAACTCTCTATTTCTTCAAAAACGGCACAGAAGTTGAATATTCCGGCTCCAGAGAT GCTCCCGGACTGGTATCGTGGGTTAAAGAATTGTCAACACCTGGAGTCAAGTTTGTCGAAGATCCCTCAGTGTTGCCAATGGACAAAGTTTTCGTTGTCTCCTATTCAGATTACAGTTTGTCAGACCTTGACTCTGGATCAGTCTCTCCTCTTTTCCTCAAATTCGTTAGAGAGTCTGACAAGTACCGCTCATACTTTTCTTTCTTCAACCTCGCACACACCCATAAGGACAAGAGTAGCTGGAACAAGTGGCGCACAACTGAAGAGTGGTCAAAATGGAAGGAGTTTTCCCAAAAACATAGTGACCTTAAGGAACTGACCGAAGCCTTGAGTAAGCAGGAAGAGGAATACAAGGACAAGGATATGAAGGAAGAATATGTGGTCCACCAGCCTTCAGAAGGATTCACGAGATTCGAGGGAAGCACTGAAGACGAGCTTGAGAAGTTCCTATCACGTGAAACTCTACCGCTATTTGCTGAAATTGACCAGGAAAACTACATGAGGTTCATCACCTCCGGAATGGATTTGGTCTGGTTCTGCGGTACAAAGTCAGATTATGACAAGTATAAGGATGTATTCACAAAGGTGGCTCGTGTTCTCCGCCACCAAAGCACCTTTGTCTGGGTTGACTCAGATAAGTTTGGAACTATAAAAGAGGTCTTCTTACTCACCCAACTGCCAGCAGTGGCTTATCAAACACCCACCGGACGTTATCTCTTACAACCAAATCAACAAC AATCTGTGAAAGAAGCAAAGTCGTACAATTTTGACACGTTTGACTCACTTCTTGACTTCTACCACGATGTGAAGATGGGATTAGTACCAAAATCAGTAAGAAGTGAAGAGGAACCGAAGGAAAATGACGGTCCAGTCAAGGTTGTTGTCGGAAACACCCTTGAGAAGCTGTTTGACTCAAAGAAGAACGTTTTGTTGATGATCCACGCGCCGCACTGCCAGCACTGCAAGAACTTCCTGCCTGTGTACACGGAGTTCGCAACTGTGAACAAGGACAACGACTCGCTGATTGTGGCCAGCTTCAACGGTGACGCAAACGAGTCGAGTATGGAGGAGGTCAACTGGGACTCCTTCCCAACTCTGCTCTATTTCAAGGCAGGCGAACGAGTTCCCGTGAAGTTCGCCGGAGAACGCACTGCTGAAGGCCTCAGGGAGTTTGTCACGCAAAACGGCGGGTTCGTCGAAGATATCCACACTGAACTATAA
- a CDS encoding Eukaryotic and archaeal DNA primase large subunit family protein: MKLVAIKNSIAYVPPNSLFIVISTKFRNELQHSMKYLNENQSMLDSVIVNDERLCDFMRVLPESYLANDYSKITFTDDTRLTLSNINQVYKFTFPPCMRRMFSHLLKNHHIKHEGRQQLWLFLKGCGLTMEESLQLNRTLWNDSGNFDKEHAYNIRHLYGKEGKRTSYPPYSCTRMIKNSPPNVSGTAHGCPFKELDPKSLYQLLQEFGLNSTQIEPIIDLKTSFQFQLACVEYFNQTTPNACADGIGTSPNTFFHSSFKAKFLKNNYNSSDSSSVTAKATPAPTAPTVTGPAVKPRPVTSSTTTPVATPKVAPSGRPVTLNISGNASTEDFDYTLDHNRNIKIYTAKGSSVFYQIIKTSGNCGSGCLGFETRLHHRPDHL, encoded by the exons ATGAAATTGGTCGCCATTaaga ATTCTATTGCTTATGTTCCACCAAACAGCCTCTTCATTGTTATATCAACCAAGTTTAG AAATGAATTACAACATTCaatgaaatatttgaatGAAAACCAATCGATGTTGGATTCGGTTATAGTGAATGATGAACGATTGTGTGATTTTATGAGAGTGTTACCGGAATCATATCTAGCCAATGACTACTCCAAAATTACCTTCACAGATGACACAAGATTAACACTCTCAAACATTAatcaa gTATATAAGTTTACATTTCCGCCCTGCATGAGAAGAATGTTTTCACATCTACT TAAGAATCATCATATAAAGCATGAAGGAAGACAACAGTTATGGCTATTTCTCAAG GGTTGTGGATTAACTATGGAAGAATCACTACAGTTAAATCGCACCTTATGGAATGATTCCGGCAATTTCGATAAAGA GCACGCATATAATATAAGACATTTGTATGGCAAGGAGGGGAAAAGAACTAGTTATCCACCTTATTCTTGCACAAGaatgattaaaaattcaCCC CCAAATGTTTCTGGAACTGCACATGGTTGTCCATTTAAAGAACTAGATCCAAAATCCTTATATCAATTGTTACAAGAATTTGGCCTTAACT CCACTCAAATTGAACCaataattgatttaaaaacatCATTTCAATTTCAATTGGCGTGcgttgaatattttaaccaAACTACTCCAAACGCATGTG CTGATGGAATTGGAACGAGTCCAAACACTTTTTTTCATTCAAGTTTCAAAGCTAAGTTTTTGAAGAATAA CTACAACTCCTCAGACTCAAGCTCCGTAACCGCTAAAGCTACTCCTGCACCAACTGCTCCTACAGTAACTGGACCAGCAGTTAAACCCCGACCGGTTACTTCTTCAACTACTACTCCTGTAGCAACACCTAAGGTAGCTCCTTCTGGCCGACCCGTAACACTTAACATCAGTGGGAATGCTAGTACTGAAGACTTTGATTACACTTTGGATCATAATAGAAATATTAAGATTTACACTGCCAAGGGTAGTTCAGTGTTTTACCAGATTATAAAGACCAGTGGTAATTGTGGAAGCGGGTGTCTTGGGTTCGAGACCCGTCTCCATCACCGCCCAGACCActtataa
- the leuS gene encoding tRNA synthetases class I (I L M and V) family protein has translation MFFGILNIVVIVSIALPSLDCVPLSLRSKRRIFSNFTHFFIHSNSNNFYPKFHRFNNFNPQLHQLNSFNKFGKLLGSNDVDSEVPYDCGVYENIWQDYWETNDLYKPIDPKLNNNVPYNQDNTTPYSTSSPTTTYTHDTSQNPVSNDKKYYILSMIPYVSGKGLHVGHLLGYTVVDVIARYKRLQGFNVLNPMGYDSFGIPTQLYSKKQNLTPEEAVEQNVNNFRQQLKAMGYSFDYSRELVTSDVSYYKWTQWIFQQMYLKNLAYLDTDYVNYCSELDSELSNEEVVDGKSVRGGYDVYKKLKSMWKLRITQYAQRLYDDLKTVDFPERLLHLQRTWINPQKGFLIPFKLLINDNHSRINSVDSVNNSVTNLDNKVGGLKNECIAFVDDIKKLDEIKSIEMSVLQEDILSYCSPERVELVRELLEETLRKSNLQLLDQRNRRKVFSGLYFTNPHNLQQVPLFITNAAINTNQPINSILNYSFDICNIANTNTVSETTVNTVDTSENYIPTENTLSNSSTHVNKYYKEYVNYNMKDWVFSRNRGWGEPIPVDSSSDELKPLPVKLSPSVVETMPQWAGSSWHFLRFTDPNNQFQPFNKSLASYWLPVDLYVGGIEHAVSHLLYSRFWNKFLFDIGVSPVSEPFRKILIHGIIKSVRYFIPQNTLNALKSDLKDQIINYNTPLEDSQSDLDPENFEVPDHLVMKYKNKYVLKSDKSIQVQIRTCKMSKSRGNIASPEEIIHRFGADALRLHLLFQGPVDKDRIWSIQSIQGPYKLLKSINTFVTNFFKQLFTQSSVNTNVVNNNTSDSNIVHPSVKSKLNEFINVMTYNMENFKLNKVSEFFTFLRLMKLWDEEKKLTLRVVEIFLITLSPFAPHLAEHLWYTKHRLSHGEADDEIYKQDADKKFRSITLEKWPQTVNI, from the coding sequence ATGTTTTTTGGGATTCTTAACATTGTTGTTATTGTTTCGATTGCACTTCCGAGTCTAGACTGTGTTCCTTTAAGCCTTAGATCGAAAAGGAGAATTTTCTccaattttacacatttctttATACACTCAAAttctaacaatttttaccCTAAATTCCATCgatttaacaattttaacccTCAATTACATCAATTAAATAGCTTTAATAAGTTTGGTAAATTATTGGGGAGCAATGATGTAGATTCTGAGGTACCATATGACTGTGGAGTTTATGAGAATATTTGGCAAGACTATTGGGAAACCAATGATTTGTACAAACCAATTGATcctaaattaaacaataatgTACCATATAATCAAGATAATACAACACCTTACAGCACCTCCTCACCAACTACTACATATACACATGATACCTCTCAGAATCCAGTTagtaatgataaaaaatactacATCCTTAGTATGATCCCTTATGTTTCAGGGAAAGGACTACATGTGGGACATTTACTAGGCTATACAGTGGTGGATGTGATAGCTCGTTATAAGAGGTTGCAGGGTTTTAATGTTCTTAACCCTATGGGCTATGACAGTTTTGGGATACCAACACAGCTTTACTCTAAGAAGCAAAATTTAACCCCTGAAGAAGCTGTTGAACAGAATGTTAATAACTTCCGTCAACAGCTTAAGGCCATGGGATACTCGTTTGACTACTCTAGGGAACTGGTAACCTCGGATGTTTCATACTATAAGTGGACTCAATGGATATTCCAGCAAATGTACCTTAAAAATCTGGCCTACTTAGATACGGACTATGTAAATTACTGTTCCGAGTTGGACAGTGAACTCTCTAACGAGGAGGTTGTTGACGGGAAATCCGTTAGAGGCGGTTATGACGTATACAAGAAACTAAAATCAATGTGGAAACTAAGAATTACACAATATGCTCAGAGGCTATATGACGACCTCAAGACTGTAGACTTTCCAGAACGATTACTACACCTTCAACGAACTTGGATTAACCCCCAAAAAGGTTTTCTCATACCCTTCAAATTGCTCATAAATGATAACCACAGTCGTATTAACTCAGTTGATAGTGTAAACAACTCGGTTACTAATTTGGATAATAAAGTGGGTggattaaaaaatgagtGTATAGCTTTTGTAGATGATATTAAAAAGTTAGACGAGATCAAGAGTATAGAAATGTCAGTATTACAGGAGGATATATTAAGTTACTGTAGTCCTGAAAGAGTTGAATTAGTTAGAGAGCTACTAGAAGAGACTTTAAGAAAGTCAAATCTACAGCTTTTAGATCAGAGAAATAGAAGGAAAGTGTTTAGTGGACTGTATTTTACCAACCCTCACAACCTTCAACAAGTACCACTATTCATCACAAATGCTGCAATCAATACTAATCAACCCATTAATTCAATTCTAAACTATTCTTTCGATATCTGTAACATAGCAAACACAAATACAGTTTCCGAAACAACCGTTAACACAGTTGATACATCTGAAAACTATATTCCGACGGAAAATACTTTAAGTAACTCTAGTACACATgtgaataaatattataaggagtatgtaaattataatatgaAAGATTGGGTATTTAGTAGGAATAGAGGTTGGGGAGAACCGATACCAGTGGATAGCTCTAGTGATGAATTGAAACCTCTTCCCGTAAAATTATCACCATCAGTGGTTGAGACCATGCCTCAGTGGGCTGGAAGTAGTTGGCATTTCTTACGATTTACAGACCCAAACAATCAATTTCAGCCATTTAATAAATCACTGGCTTCTTACTGGTTGCCTGTAGATTTATACGTTGGTGGCATTGAACATGCAGTTTCTCACCTCCTTTATAGCAGATTCTGGAACAAATTCCTCTTCGACATTGGAGTTTCTCCAGTTTCCGAACCCTTTAGAAAGATCCTAATCCATGGTATAATTAAAAGTGTTCGATATTTTATTCCACAAAACACTCTTAACGCTTTGAAATCTGATTTAAAAGATCAAATTATCAACTATAACACTCCATTGGAAGACTCACAAAGTGACTTAGATCCTGAGAATTTTGAGGTGCCTGACCACTTAGTAAtgaagtataaaaataagtatGTATTAAAGTCTGACAAGTCAATACAAGTCCAAATTCGCACATGTAAGATGTCGAAATCTAGGGGAAACATAGCTAGTCCTGAAGAAATCATACACCGTTTTGGTGCTGACGCCCTGAGACTCCACTTGCTATTCCAAGGACCCGTTGATAAGGACAGAATTTGGTCAATTCAATCAATTCAAGGCCCCTACAAGTTACTTAAATCAATCAACACATTTGTTACGAACTTTTTCAAACAGCTTTTTACCCAGTCCTCAGTTAACACTAATGTAGTAAACAATAACACATCGGACTCTAATATAGTACACCCTAGTGTAAAAAGTAAGTTGAATGAGTTTATAAATGTTATGACGTATAACATGGAGAATTTTAAGTTGAATAAGGTTTCTGAGTTTTTCACGTTTTTAAGGTTAATGAAGCTTTGGGATGAGGAAAAGAAGTTAACACTCAGGGTTGTAGAGATCTTCCTAATCACACTAAGCCCATTTGCACCTCATCTAGCTGAACATTTATGGTACACAAAACATAGACTTAGTCATGGAGAAGCAGATGACGAAATCTACAAACAAGACGCTGACAAAAAATTCAGGAGTATAACTTTGGAAAAATGGCCACAAACTGTTAATATCTAG
- the DHDDS gene encoding putative undecaprenyl diphosphate synthase family protein, with protein MKLTGFQEYMVFVMKPMLRVEHMALIMDGNRRYAKNLNLQQSQGHLNGFNKLLEILEFSSLFGLKVITIFAFSLLNFSRTRKEISDLLNLFVDLSGPKSQLEELCERIGCKIRFCGDFSFLGEDIKQILNDIQSKTNHYSKMTLNVCASYGGRNEIINALNKFNSNVENNTTFNTDNTNNNAREEYYRNLYTGDFTPPNLLIRTSGESRLSDFLIYQCSEHTCFYFVKEMWPELSFNRLICILIHYSVFQPILNCVNSFTKFINHKN; from the exons ATGAAACTTACTGG ATTCCAGGAATACATGGTGTTTGTGATGAAACCAATGTTGAGGGTGGAACACATGGCTCTGATTATGGACGGGAACAGAAGATACGCTAAGAATCTGAACCTACAACAATCGCAAGGACATCTCAACGGCTTCAATAAACTCCTCGAA ATATTGGAGTTTAGTAGCTTGTTTGGATTGAAGGTGATAACGATATTCGCCTTCTCTTTGCTGAACTTTAGCAGAACTCGGAAGGAGATTTCAGACCTGCTTAACCTTTTCGTTGATCTTTCAGGCCCTAAATCACAACTAGA GGAGTTGTGTGAAAGAATTGGATGTAAAATAAGATTTTGTGGcgatttttcatttttaggTGAGGATATTAAACAGATTCTGAACGATATTCAGTCTAAAACTAATCATTACAGCAA GATGACTTTAAACGTATGTGCATCATACGGGGGTAGAAATGAAATTATCAACGCTCtcaacaaatttaactCAAATGTTGAAAACAATACTACTTTTAACACTGATAACACCAACAATAATGCTAGGGAGGAATATTATAGAAATTTGTACACTGGTGATTTTACACCACCAAACCTACTTATTAGAACTTCTGGTGAATCGAGATTATCTGATTTTCTCATCTATCAA TGCTCTGAACATACTTGcttttattttgttaaggAGATGTGGCCTGAGCTTAGTTTCAATCGGTTAATTTGCATATTGATACACTATTCCGTTTTCCAACCAATACTAAACTGTGTAAACTCATTCACCAAGTTCATAAATCAcaaaaactaa